One genomic region from Cellulomonas fengjieae encodes:
- a CDS encoding acyl-CoA dehydrogenase family protein gives MSHALLTSDFYSFQDLLTPAENERVMEIREFLERDLRPIADDYWDRAEFPVHLIPEVGRLGLLGPVWPETKRFENSALYRGWVALELARVDPGFATFVGVQNGLTMGAIGVGGSPEQRAHWLPPMATGEVIGGFGLTEPLSGSDTARGLRTTAHRTGDTWVINGAKRWIGNATFADVVVIWARDTADDQVKGFLVRGGTPGFTATKIERKQALRSVQNADILLDGVEVSEADRLPNIRSFKDVAIVLRLTRAEVAWQAVGLAVGAYEATVRYALAREQFGKPIASFQLVQDRLARCLGNITAGIAMCVRVSQLLDEDRQGDEHSALAKAFTTRTMRETVALCRETLGGNGIQLDHGVARYMADAEAVFSFEGTYDMNNLIVGRAVTGIAAFV, from the coding sequence CTGTCCCACGCGCTGCTGACCAGCGACTTCTACTCCTTCCAGGACCTCCTGACGCCCGCGGAGAACGAGCGCGTCATGGAGATCCGGGAGTTCCTGGAGCGCGACCTGCGGCCCATCGCTGACGACTACTGGGACCGCGCCGAGTTCCCCGTGCACCTCATCCCCGAGGTCGGCCGGCTCGGCCTGCTCGGGCCGGTGTGGCCGGAGACCAAGCGGTTCGAGAACAGCGCGCTGTACCGCGGCTGGGTGGCGCTCGAGCTGGCCCGGGTCGACCCCGGTTTCGCGACCTTCGTCGGCGTGCAGAACGGCCTGACGATGGGCGCGATCGGCGTCGGCGGCTCCCCGGAGCAGCGCGCGCACTGGTTGCCGCCGATGGCGACCGGCGAGGTGATCGGCGGGTTCGGCCTCACCGAGCCGCTCTCCGGCTCCGACACCGCGCGGGGCCTGCGCACGACGGCGCACCGCACCGGCGACACGTGGGTGATCAACGGCGCCAAACGCTGGATCGGGAACGCGACGTTCGCCGACGTCGTCGTCATCTGGGCCCGCGACACCGCCGACGACCAGGTCAAGGGCTTCCTGGTGCGCGGCGGCACCCCCGGGTTCACCGCGACCAAGATCGAGCGCAAGCAGGCCCTGCGCTCCGTGCAGAACGCCGACATCCTGCTCGACGGCGTCGAGGTCTCGGAGGCGGACCGCCTGCCGAACATCCGCTCCTTCAAGGACGTCGCGATCGTGCTCCGGCTGACCCGGGCGGAGGTCGCGTGGCAGGCGGTCGGCCTCGCCGTCGGCGCCTATGAGGCCACCGTGAGGTACGCGCTCGCGCGTGAGCAGTTCGGCAAGCCGATCGCGTCCTTCCAGCTGGTGCAGGACCGGCTCGCCCGGTGCCTGGGCAACATCACCGCGGGCATCGCGATGTGCGTGCGGGTGTCGCAGCTGCTCGACGAGGACCGCCAGGGCGACGAGCACTCCGCGCTGGCCAAGGCGTTCACCACCCGGACGATGCGCGAGACGGTGGCGCTGTGCCGGGAGACCCTCGGCGGCAACGGGATCCAGCTGGACCACGGCGTCGCGCGCTACATGGCCGACGCCGAGGCGGTGTTCTCGTTCGAGGGCACCTACGACATGAACAACCTCATCGTGGGGCGTGC